In Rosa chinensis cultivar Old Blush chromosome 1, RchiOBHm-V2, whole genome shotgun sequence, a genomic segment contains:
- the LOC112174667 gene encoding putative disease resistance RPP13-like protein 1: MALFRGHHKASPSRYTTSSSGFAYDVFLSFRGEDTRKNFTDHLHTALLNARFRTFRDDPELKRGENIKEELEKAIQQSRSSVIVFSKDYTSSRWCLDELVIILQRKRTSDHVVLPVFYHVDPSHLRNQTGSVAQAFTEHQKTQSPEKLNGWRAALKEVADLAGMVLENEADGHESKFIQKIVREIQDKLGRVPLTHVQEVLQKKLSFINPVLNDAEGKQLNNPTVKAWLNELTEAVYDAEDLLQEIKTEALRQKIEREYGSSTSKEQEHSSTPPSHAFDSALIYPKVEEVLERLDFIMEQRRDVWDMEASAGYRVSQTIPSTSLVEDSVYGRDEEKEGFIKLLLSDDETGNKIGVLPIVGMGGIGKTTLAQFLYNDVRVKQHFHIQAWVCVSKEFDILRISQSIYESLTLEACIIKNLDLLQSKLQDILLGKRFFFVLDDIWNKNYSQLEFLTRLFQSGAHGSKIIVTTRDEDVARKMSRLEAHHLMPMSEQDSWSLFEKHAFKNADVGARSRLEEIGRQIVQKCNGLPLAIKSLGGLLCSKLSPEEWESILDSDIWELTQEESDDILPSLWLSYLDLPLHLKRCFSYCSIFPKNYRLKKSELLLLWNAQGFLQPQKKKLVEQVGEEYFNDLISRSFFQRSSSSEHFIMHDLIKDLANFVSGEFSVRWENSESPNILRETRHFSYMEKHGDSFARLEAIHEAKYLRTLLPVPQYASYLGTFYRDKFQKVLHEVLPKLQCLRMLNLSLYDIMKLPDSIDNLKHLRHLDMSETPIRKLPNSICTLYNLQALLLRGCRNLVELPTKLGRLISLRHLDIKYTKIEKMPPHMGNFKDLQILTEFVLDKYTEGHNALELKKLQNLRGTLCISGLENVVDGSALVANIVRDKEFVTELNLNWKYTIEKGDMVEEREVLEQLQPHLKLKRLTIKDYGGKMFPGWSEYYSSESCHLVYLELVDCVNCTSLPPLGQLPYLRELHISGLGEVVSIGSEFYYGDGNTSTSVKKPFRCLRFLKFDNMWRWQEWCYVVTKRENKECCVGGDDNEGGVFPNLVELVLSWCPDLIGILAVDSFPMLKEVDLNGINLSLDSRLLSVNKLRLENCDKYFIYEEGGGLECPTFLDGVLHAPNLTSLEIKACRKLIAWPKQMHSLVPSLVSLSVVDCGRLECFPEGGFPSKLKSLVIMGCTVDKKSGQNLNEGLRRLTSLEKLRLDFARAEYWFAAEGLLPSTLTHLEIWNLKGETIDGVKWFGHLNSLQQLVICHCSALRCLPDSGLPTSLQRLQIVRCPWLKERYRSMSGEHWRKIAHIPFIMIDGLRKVRKLD; this comes from the exons ATGGCTCTGTTCCGAGGTCACCACAAGGCCTCGCCTTCCAGATATACTACTTCTTCTTCTGGATTTGCTTATGACGTGTTCCTCAGCTTCAGAGGTGAAGACACCCGAAAGAACTTCACTGATCACCTCCACACGGCCCTTCTCAACGCCCGATTTCGAACTTTTCGGGATGACCCTGAACTCAAAAGAGGTGAAAATATCAAGGAGGAGCTTGAGAAAGCCATTCAACAGTCACGAAGCTCTGTGATTGTGTTTTCGAAAGACTACACCTCTTCCAGATGGTGTCTGGACGAGcttgtcatcatccttcaacGCAAGAGGACCTCCGATCATGTCGTGTTACCGGTCTTCTACCACGTTGATCCATCCCATCTGAGGAACCAGACTGGAAGTGTTGCACAAGCATTTACTGAACACCAGAAAACTCAATCCCCTGAGAAGTTGAATGGATGGCGGGCAGCGCTTAAAGAAGTTGCAGATCTAGCAGGCATGGTTTTAGAAAATGAAGCTGACGG GCACGAGTCAAAGTTCATCCAAAAGATTGTTAGAGAGATTCAAGACAAGCTAGGTCGTGTGCCCCTGACCCATGTCCAGGAGGTGTTACAGAAGAAGTTGTCGTTTATTAACCCTGTTCTCAACGACGCGGAGGGGAAGCAACTGAACAACCCAACTGTGAAGGCATGGCTCAATGAGCTTACAGAAGCTGTCTATGATGCTGAGGACCTGTTGCAGGAGATCAAAACAGAAGCGCTGAGGCAAAAGATAGAACGCGAATATGGGAGTAGCACGAGTAAGGAACAAGAGCATAGCTCTACTCCTCCATCTCATGCTTTTGACTCAGCTTTAATATACCCCAAGGTAGAGGAAGTTCTTGAAAGACTAGACTTCATTATGGAGCAGAGAAGAGATGTCTGGGATATGGAAGCAAGTGCTGGATACAGGGTATCACAAACAATACCGTCAACTTCTTTGGTAGAAGACTCTGTGTATGGAAGAGATGAGGAGAAAGAAGGATTCATTAAATTATTGCTATCAGATGATGAGACTGGCAATAAAATAGGTGTGCTTCCTATCGTGGGTATGGGTGGAATCGGAAAAACCACCCTCGCCCAGTTTCTATACAACGATGTTAGAGTCAAGCAACATTTTCACATCCAAGCATGGGTTTGCGTTTCAAAAGAATTTGATATCCTTAGGATCTCGCAAAGCATTTATGAGTCCCTCACCTTAGAAGCTTGCATAATCAAGAACCTAGATCTGCTTCAATCAAAGTTGCAGGACATTTTGTTGGGGAAAAgattcttctttgttcttgatgaCATCTGGAACAAGAATTATAGCCAGTTGGAATTCTTAACACGTCTCTTTCAGTCTGGAGCACATGGAAGCAAGATCATTGTCACAACACGCGATGAAGATGTTGCACGTAAGATGAGTAGGCTTGAAGCTCACCATCTCATGCCAATGTCTGAGCAAGATAGCTGGTCGTTATTTGAAAAACATGCCTTCAAAAATGCAGATGTTGGTGCACGCTCACGTCTTGAAGAAATCGGTAGACAAATTGTTCAAAAGTGCAACGGTCTTCCCTTGGCTATTAAGTCACTTGGGGGTCTCTTATGTTCTAAACTATCTCCTGAGGAATGGGAAAGCATATTGGATAGTGACATCTGGGAATTGACGCAGGAGGAGAGTGATGACATTCTACCATCTCTTTGGTTGAGCTATTTGGATTTGCCTCTACATCTCAAGCGTTGTTTTAGCTACTGTTCGATATTTCCCAAGAATTATCGACTTAAAAAATCAGAACTGCTTTTATTGTGGAATGCCCAAGGTTTCTTGCAACCCCAAAAGAAGAAATTGGTAGAACAAGTTGGGGAAGAGTACTTCAATGATCTAATCTCAAGGTCATTTTTCCAACGTTCATCAAGTTCCGAACACTTCATCATGCATGACCTTATCAAGGATTTAGCAAATTTTGTATCTGGAGAATTTTCTGTTAGGTGGGAGAATAGTGAATCACCCAACATTTTGAGGGAGACTCGTCATTTCTCATATATGGAGAAACACGGTGATAGCTTTGCCAGACTTGAGGCTATACATGAAGCTAAATATTTGCGCACTCTTCTACCTGTACCTCAATATGCATCCTATCTGGGGACATTCTATAGAGACAAATTCCAAAAAGTACTACATGAGGTATTGCCAAAACTACAATGTTTAAGAATGTTGAATTTATCACTGTATGATATTATGAAATTGCCTGATTCGATTGACAACTTGAAACATCTAAGGCACTTGGACATGTCTGAAACTCCCATTAGAAAGTTACCTAATAGTATTTGTACTTTGTATAATTTGCAAGCATTATTGTTGCGGGGGTGTCGAAATCTTGTGGAACTGCCAACCAAGTTGGGACGATTGATCAGCTTGAGGCATCTGGATATTAAATATACAAAGATAGAAAAGATGCCACCACATATGGGTAATTTCAAGGACCTGCAGATACTAACCGAGTTTGTGCTGGACAAATATACCGAAGGCCATAATGCTTTAGAGCTAAAGAAGCTTCAAAATTTGCGTGGAACACTTTGTATTTCAGGGCTTGAGAATGTTGTGGATGGCAGCGCTTTGGTAGCCAACATTGTGAGGGACAAGGAGTTTGTTACCGAATTAAATTTGAATTGGAAATATACAATTGAAAAAGGCGATATGGTAGAGGAAAGAGAAGTGCTTGAGCAGCTCCAACCTCACCTGAAACTGAAAAGGCTTACAATTAAAGATTATGGAGGCAAAATGTTTCCAGGTTGGTCAGAATATTATTCTTCCGAATCCTGTCATCTTGTTTATCTTGAACTTGTTGATTGTGTGAATTGTACCTCATTGCCACCATTGGGACAGCTACCTTACCTCAGAGAGCTTCATATTTCTGGGTTAGGTGAAGTGGTGTCCATAGGTTCTGAATTCTATTATGGTGACGGCAATACTAGTACTAGTGTGAAAAAACCATTTAGATGTCTACGGTTTTTAAAATTCGACAATATGTGGAGGTGGCAAGAATGGTGTTATGTTGTAaccaaaagagaaaataaagaaTGTTGTGTTGGAGGTGACGATAATGAAGGTGGAGTTTTTCCTAATCTTGTGGAGCTTGTTCTATCATGGTGTCCAGATCTTATCGGGATATTAGCGGTTGACAGTTTCCCGATGCTGAAAGAGGTCGACTTGAATGGGATTAATTTATCACTAGACTCTAGACTCTTATCCGTGAATAAGTTGCGATTAGAGAACTGTGACAAATATTTTATCTATGAAGAAGGAGGTGGACTTGAGTGTCCAACTTTTCTCGATGGAGTGTTGCATGCACCCAACTTGACCAGTCTAGAGATAAAAGCATGTCGGAAACTCATTGCATGGCCGAAACAAATGCACTCCCTTGTCCCATCTCTTGTGTCTTTGTCGGTAGTAGATTGCGGAAGATTGGAATGTTTTCCGGAAGGGGGATTCCCGTCAAAGTTAAAATCACTTGTCATCATGGGCTGTACTGTGGATAAAAAGAGTGGGCAAAATCTGAACGAGGGTCTCCGGAGACTCACCTCTCTTGAAAAATTGAGACTTGACTTTGCGAGGGCAGAATATTGGTTTGCTGCGGAGGGGCTGTTGCCCAGCACTCTCACTCATCTCGAGATCTGGAATCTGAAGGGCGAGACCATTGACGGCGTCAAGTGGTTTGGCCATCTCAACTCTCTTCAACAATTGGTTATTTGCCACTGCTCTGCGCTCCGGTGCTTGCCAGATAGTGGGCTACCCACTTCTCTTCAACGCTTGCAGATTGTGCGTTGTCCTTGGCTTAAGGAGCGGTACCGAAGTATGAGTGGCGAACATTGGCGCAAGATTGCTCACATCCCCTTCATAATGATCGATGGGTTGAGAAAAGTCAGAAAACTGGATTGA